The Anabrus simplex isolate iqAnaSimp1 chromosome 1, ASM4041472v1, whole genome shotgun sequence genome window below encodes:
- the GlcT gene encoding ceramide glucosyltransferase translates to MTLPLHAFKMAPVMYTIYGFAIYFFFFWCGKWGVHLIAIFYGKWRLHKKISQVPCETPFPGVSILKPLMGVDPNLFGNLETFFTMNYPLYELLFCVEDESDPAIMLVRRLMEKYPKVSAKLFTGGVTVGVNPKINNMQPGFLAAKYELILISDSGIRMKEDTLLDMVSHLKDDVGLVHQMPFTCDRDGFAATLEKIYFGTAQARIYLAAAFLGVNCHTGMSTLMRKTLIDEVGGIQTFSCYLAEDFFLAKSLRERGWKMCISSQPAWQNSGLCEIHSFQARLTRWAKLRAAMVPQTIVLEPQSECMVLGAIASWSVSFLFKWDPLVFYLVHILVWFLLDWILLCIVQNGSLPFSKFDFVVGWLFRECSSPYLFLHALWDPAIRWRGRTYKLKWGGIAEELKPKVKV, encoded by the coding sequence ATGACTCTTCCATTGCATGCCTTTAAGATGGCACCAGTGATGTATACGATCTATGGATTTGCTATATACTTCTTCTTTTTCTGGTGTGGAAAGTGGGGAGTGCATTTAATTGCCATTTTCTATGGGAAGTGGAGACTACACAAGAAGATCTCTCAGGTACCGTGTGAAACTCCATTTCCAGGTGTTTCAATATTAAAACCATTAATGGGTGTAGATCCAAATTTGTTTGGTAATTTGGAAACTTTTTTTACGATGAACTACCCATTGTATGAACTATTGTTCTGTGTTGAAGATGAAAGTGATCCAGCTATTATGCTAGTCAGACGTTTGATGGAGAAATATCCAAAAGTGAGTGCAAAGTTATTTACTGGTGGTGTTACTGTAGGAGTAAACCCTAAAATTAACAACATGCAGCCTGGTTTCTTGGCAGCAAAATATGAATTAATTCTAATATCAGATAGTGGAATAAGAATGAAAGAAGATACTCTTCTTGATATGGTGTCTCATTTGAAAGATGATGTAGGTTTGGTTCATCAGATGCCATTCACTTGTGACAGGGATGGCTTTGCAGCTACACTGGAAAAGATTTATTTTGGAACAGCTCAAGCTCGAATTTATTTAGCTGCAGCCTTTTTAGGAGTTAACTGTCATACAGGTATGTCAACATTAATGCGTAAAACTTTAATAGATGAGGTAGGTGGCATACAAACATTTAGCTGCTATTTGGCAGAAGACTTCTTTCTGGCTAAATCATTAAGAGAAAGAGGGTGGAAGATGTGTATTAGTAGCCAGCCAGCATGGCAGAATTCAGGACTCTGTGAAATTCACAGTTTTCAAGCCAGACTCACCAGGTGGGCTAAGCTTCGTGCTGCTATGGTACCTCAGACAATCGTTCTTGAACCACAATCTGAGTGTATGGTTTTGGGAGCAATTGCGTCATGGTCTGTCTCATTTCTCTTTAAATGGGACCCCCTTGTGTTTTATCTAGTTCATATCCTTGTCTGGTTTCTTCTGGACTGGATTTTGCTATGCATTGTTCAAAATGGTTCTCTGCCATTCAGTAAATTTGACTTTGTTGTGGGGTGGCTCTTTCGAGAGTGCAGCAGTCCGTATCTGTTCCTTCATGCTCTGTGGGATCCTGCGATTAGATGGAGAGGTAGGACTTATAAGTTGAAATGGGGTGGAATTGCTGAGGAACTTAAACCGAAAGTGAAAGTTTAA
- the LOC136858208 gene encoding 26S proteasome non-ATPase regulatory subunit 9, protein METDDVVSRESVMTLIHEKDKIEDEIFQMQSILQSNNIGMSEPLVDENGYPREDIDVYQVRHARHRIICLQNDHKAMMKKIEQGLHALHANLKDECCEAASSCSESASARSTEPIARVNFVSPNSPAAEAGILAEDFVVEFGSVNTSNLKSLQDIGTIVQHSVGRPVVVRIKRQERVIRLTLTPRPWSGRGLLGCNIVPFESVER, encoded by the coding sequence ATGGAGACGGATGACGTTGTTTCTCGTGAGAGTGTTATGACTCTGATTCATGAGAAAGATAAGATTGAGGATGAAATCTTCCAAATGCAGAGTATACTACAAAGTAATAATATTGGTATGAGTGAACCATTGGTTGACGAGAACGGCTATCCTAGAGAAGACATCGATGTTTACCAGGTTCGTCATGCAAGGCATAGAATCATCTGCCTTCAGAATGACCATAAAGCTATGATGAAGAAGATAGAACAGGGTTTGCATGCCCTTCATGCTAATTTAAAAGATGAATGTTGTGAAGCAGCGAGTTCTTGTAGTGAATCTGCCTCTGCTCGATCTACAGAACCTATTGCTAGAGTTAACTTTGTCTCTCCCAATTCACCAGCAGCAGAAGCAGGCATACTTGCTGAAGATTTTGTGGTGGAATTTGGTTCTGTCAATACTAGTAATTTAAAGTCTCTGCAAGACATTGGAACGATTGTACAACATTCTGTAGGAAGACCCGTGGTGGTTCGTATCAAGAGGCAGGAGAGAGTGATTCGTTTAACCCTTACTCCTCGGCCGTGGTCTGGAAGGGGATTGTTGGGCTGTAATATTGTTCCGTTTGAATCAGTTGAGAGGTAG